In Hallerella succinigenes, the following are encoded in one genomic region:
- a CDS encoding radical SAM protein, with amino-acid sequence MKELLSIDLSNYCSKRCSFCYNHSNPEGAIMWKPAEVIDFASDCVKNGIKAVSLGGGEPFEYEGIFKIMDALYPITYLSVTSNGLPLLKRDVFEKLLKHSPDKIHLTIHNPDNQKEVIRVIEQVVELSKTKIKPGVNLLVSSYCIAECQEVYAKLLETLQSNQIILIPKRFGDTPTAKQMAFVANGKPFQSPSCLLKCEIPSKFVSVSWDKKVNHCSYAGGKEPLRTLDYAGLVDALKRVVFSNCSKRINLHSQTE; translated from the coding sequence ATGAAAGAACTTCTCTCCATAGATTTGTCAAACTATTGTTCCAAGCGTTGCTCGTTCTGCTATAACCACAGCAATCCTGAAGGTGCAATAATGTGGAAACCTGCGGAGGTAATTGATTTTGCCTCCGATTGTGTAAAAAATGGAATCAAGGCAGTTTCTTTAGGTGGTGGGGAACCTTTTGAGTATGAAGGCATTTTTAAAATAATGGATGCTCTTTATCCAATAACCTATTTAAGTGTGACGTCAAATGGGCTTCCGCTTTTGAAAAGGGATGTCTTTGAAAAATTGTTGAAGCATAGCCCCGATAAAATTCATTTGACGATACATAATCCAGATAATCAGAAAGAAGTGATTAGAGTGATTGAACAAGTCGTTGAATTGAGTAAAACAAAAATTAAGCCCGGTGTAAATCTTTTGGTTTCTTCGTATTGTATTGCGGAATGTCAAGAGGTTTATGCAAAACTTTTAGAAACTCTGCAATCAAATCAAATTATTCTAATTCCGAAACGATTCGGTGATACTCCTACGGCAAAGCAAATGGCTTTTGTTGCAAATGGCAAACCATTCCAAAGTCCGTCTTGTTTGTTAAAATGCGAAATCCCTTCAAAATTTGTGTCGGTGTCTTGGGACAAGAAAGTCAATCACTGCAGCTATGCTGGTGGAAAAGAACCTTTGCGAACCCTTGATTATGCTGGGCTTGTAGACGCATTGAAACGGGTTGTTTTTAGCAACTGCTCTAAAAGAATTAATCTACATAGCCAAACTGAATGA